A region from the Pelagovum pacificum genome encodes:
- the rpsO gene encoding 30S ribosomal protein S15 has protein sequence MSITPDEKTKLIKEYGTKDGDTGSPEVQIAIMTSRIATLTEHFKTHKKDNHGRRGLLKMVAHRRKLLDYLRANDEDRYKDLIKRLGIRR, from the coding sequence ATGTCGATTACGCCTGACGAGAAGACGAAGCTCATCAAGGAATACGGCACCAAGGACGGTGACACCGGTTCCCCCGAGGTCCAGATCGCGATCATGACGTCGCGCATCGCCACCCTCACCGAGCACTTCAAGACGCACAAGAAGGACAACCACGGCCGTCGCGGCCTGCTGAAGATGGTTGCCCACCGCCGGAAGCTGCTCGACTACCTCCGTGCGAACGACGAGGACCGTTACAAGGACCTCATCAAGCGCCTCGGTATCCGCCGCTAA
- a CDS encoding calcium-binding protein translates to MLGLLGLLGIALLGGSFVSLDTEEAEDLLPEEDREDDPVRTVRIWEVPGADGSVATRIAGTDGADKIDGTDGIDTIFTRSGDDEVDGGAGDDYIHGEDGNDILRGSAGDDELHGGRHDDAIDGAEGDDSLFGHVGDDRLDGGGGDDRLTGGGGNDLLFGGDGADSLLGGEGDDSLHGGPGEDVMHAGAGDDRLDGHGDRARDYLNGGDGADLIRAGSGDIASGGTGADVFALDAGGFAAEVMDFDPEEDRLEILYDGETPPEVTTEADDDGLSVYADDSFIVRLHGVETLEPHSITLLKG, encoded by the coding sequence ATGCTGGGATTGCTCGGCCTGCTCGGCATTGCTTTGCTGGGCGGCAGCTTCGTATCGCTCGACACCGAAGAGGCGGAGGACCTCCTGCCGGAAGAAGATCGGGAGGACGATCCCGTGCGGACGGTCCGCATCTGGGAGGTTCCCGGTGCCGACGGCAGCGTTGCGACACGGATCGCCGGGACAGACGGGGCTGACAAGATCGACGGCACCGATGGAATCGACACGATCTTCACCCGCAGCGGCGACGACGAGGTCGATGGGGGCGCGGGCGACGACTACATTCACGGCGAGGACGGCAACGACATCCTCAGGGGCAGCGCCGGCGACGACGAGCTGCACGGCGGTCGCCACGATGACGCGATCGACGGGGCGGAGGGCGACGACAGCCTGTTCGGTCACGTCGGGGACGACCGTCTCGATGGCGGCGGGGGCGACGACCGGCTGACCGGGGGTGGCGGCAACGACCTCCTGTTCGGCGGCGATGGCGCGGATTCGCTGCTCGGTGGGGAAGGCGACGACAGTCTCCACGGCGGGCCGGGCGAGGATGTGATGCACGCCGGGGCCGGCGACGATCGGCTCGACGGACACGGAGACCGGGCGCGGGACTACCTGAACGGGGGAGACGGGGCGGACCTGATCCGAGCAGGCAGCGGCGACATCGCGTCCGGCGGGACCGGGGCGGATGTCTTCGCCCTCGATGCCGGAGGCTTCGCCGCGGAAGTGATGGACTTCGACCCCGAGGAGGACCGGCTCGAGATCCTCTACGACGGCGAGACGCCGCCAGAGGTCACGACCGAAGCCGACGACGATGGCCTGTCAGTCTATGCCGACGACAGCTTCATCGTCCGGTTGCACGGGGTGGAGACGCTCGAACCGCACAGCATCACGCTCCTGAAGGGCTGA
- a CDS encoding DUF1643 domain-containing protein yields the protein MIERSFQKGDAASVAVYSDCETYRYLLTRTWDPSGARALFVMLNPSTATEVQNDPTVERCERRARTLGFGAFRVTNIFAFRATDPKVMRAAGDPVGPGNDDAIRESALAWIREGGDRVVCAWGTHGAHLDRGPTVERLLRDTGRELTHLGLSKAGHPKHPLYIGYGVQPEPWLAD from the coding sequence ATGATCGAGCGCAGTTTCCAGAAGGGCGATGCCGCCTCCGTCGCCGTCTATTCGGATTGCGAGACCTACCGTTACCTGTTGACGCGGACGTGGGATCCGTCGGGGGCGCGGGCGTTGTTCGTGATGCTCAATCCCTCCACCGCGACCGAAGTGCAGAACGATCCGACGGTCGAGCGCTGCGAGCGCCGGGCGCGGACGCTCGGGTTCGGGGCGTTCAGGGTGACCAACATCTTCGCCTTTCGCGCAACCGATCCGAAGGTGATGCGGGCCGCCGGCGATCCGGTTGGCCCCGGCAACGACGACGCGATCCGTGAAAGCGCGCTGGCATGGATCCGCGAAGGCGGCGACCGGGTGGTCTGCGCCTGGGGCACGCACGGGGCGCATCTCGATCGCGGGCCGACGGTCGAGCGGCTGCTGCGCGACACCGGGCGGGAGCTGACGCACCTCGGCCTCAGCAAGGCGGGGCACCCGAAACATCCGCTCTATATCGGCTACGGCGTCCAGCCCGAGCCGTGGCTGGCCGATTAA
- a CDS encoding CDP-alcohol phosphatidyltransferase family protein, with translation MPDVTASPTPRSRCRVDKSFLTRQTLPARPHDTPRKFHEDDNTMTPMDTHRRKGDEVVALQGAAVSGAIGAWLGLLVPMVLVAVLLPGLGIVFTGLLAILWLAIGALAIVGLSEYHPYARFGAANVTTAARAAGTLLLGAVSIAFDRLPDEAPQAVAAAGLAIISLDGVDGFIARRTGLASRYGARFDMEVDAGLTLVLSFAAWQAGAAPLAILALVLPHYLFSMAKPFAPWLDRPLRPSLVRKAICVLQMALPVVLLALPVLRDQGVLLTCGILAAVVGSFLRDIVYLASRRSEAE, from the coding sequence ATGCCGGACGTGACCGCATCACCGACGCCACGTTCGCGATGCCGCGTCGATAAGAGCTTTTTAACTCGCCAAACCTTGCCAGCGAGACCGCATGATACACCTCGCAAGTTTCATGAGGATGACAATACGATGACGCCAATGGACACCCATCGCCGGAAAGGCGACGAGGTTGTCGCCCTGCAGGGCGCAGCCGTGTCGGGTGCCATCGGGGCGTGGCTCGGCCTTCTCGTGCCGATGGTCCTTGTTGCGGTCCTGCTGCCGGGTCTCGGCATCGTGTTCACGGGCCTTCTGGCCATACTTTGGCTTGCGATCGGCGCTTTGGCGATTGTCGGGCTTTCCGAGTATCATCCCTACGCCCGGTTCGGCGCGGCCAACGTCACGACGGCCGCCCGGGCGGCTGGAACCCTCCTTCTGGGGGCCGTATCCATTGCGTTCGACCGGTTGCCCGACGAAGCGCCGCAGGCAGTCGCGGCGGCGGGGCTCGCCATCATTTCGCTCGACGGCGTGGACGGGTTTATTGCACGGCGCACAGGTCTGGCATCCCGCTACGGTGCGCGGTTCGACATGGAGGTCGATGCCGGTCTCACACTGGTCCTGTCGTTCGCGGCCTGGCAGGCGGGTGCAGCGCCGCTGGCGATCTTGGCCCTGGTCCTGCCGCATTACCTGTTTTCGATGGCGAAGCCGTTCGCCCCATGGCTCGATCGTCCGTTGCGGCCGAGCCTCGTGCGCAAGGCGATCTGCGTGCTGCAGATGGCATTGCCGGTCGTGCTTCTCGCACTGCCTGTCCTGAGGGATCAGGGCGTGCTGCTGACTTGTGGTATTCTCGCAGCTGTCGTTGGATCCTTCCTGCGCGACATCGTCTATCTCGCCTCCCGCCGGTCGGAGGCAGAATGA
- a CDS encoding lysylphosphatidylglycerol synthase transmembrane domain-containing protein, with product MSSGRQVLRMIRTLLPVAALALVIAVVDFEDTLQQLRDARGLPLIGALVLSQVVIVASALRWHVTVTALGQTLPVRRAIGEYYVSSLLNIILPGGVGGDAARVFRVREATTTAPVLRGVMIERLSGQVALAFVLLAGLIVGATPGGTDQLAAAFIVGLLMIVLVLWAGGTLPGRAGRALGGLSSDLRRLAGRRASLFALLLLNIAVISGLIGCFWLCAIAVGTPVRFTTALVLFPICLAAMLVPVGIGGLGLREGAAAALWPIAGFAAEAGVAASLLFAVVNLAGALPGLYVLMRPHSASDRREAR from the coding sequence ATGTCATCGGGCCGCCAAGTCCTGCGCATGATCCGCACGCTGCTTCCCGTGGCCGCGCTCGCCCTCGTGATCGCGGTCGTCGATTTCGAGGACACTCTGCAGCAGTTGCGCGACGCGCGAGGCCTGCCGCTGATCGGGGCACTGGTCCTGTCTCAAGTCGTGATCGTAGCTTCCGCGCTGCGATGGCACGTGACGGTCACCGCGCTCGGCCAGACCCTGCCCGTGCGCCGCGCGATCGGGGAATACTACGTGTCGAGCTTGCTCAACATCATCCTGCCGGGTGGCGTCGGCGGTGATGCGGCAAGGGTCTTCCGCGTCCGGGAGGCGACCACGACCGCGCCGGTACTGCGCGGCGTGATGATCGAGCGATTGTCCGGGCAGGTCGCACTCGCCTTCGTGCTCTTGGCCGGACTGATCGTCGGCGCGACTCCCGGCGGCACGGATCAACTCGCTGCGGCCTTCATCGTCGGTCTGCTCATGATCGTCCTCGTGCTCTGGGCTGGCGGGACCCTGCCCGGCCGCGCGGGACGGGCGCTGGGCGGGCTGTCCTCCGATCTCCGCCGGTTGGCGGGTCGCCGGGCGAGCCTCTTCGCGCTGCTCTTGCTGAACATCGCCGTGATCTCTGGTTTGATCGGCTGCTTCTGGCTGTGCGCGATCGCGGTCGGCACGCCAGTCCGCTTCACGACCGCACTCGTGCTTTTTCCGATCTGCCTTGCTGCGATGCTGGTTCCCGTCGGCATCGGCGGCCTCGGCCTGCGCGAAGGTGCCGCCGCAGCGCTCTGGCCGATAGCTGGATTCGCGGCGGAAGCTGGCGTGGCGGCATCGCTGCTCTTTGCCGTCGTGAACCTCGCCGGCGCCTTGCCGGGTCTTTACGTCTTGATGCGACCTCATTCTGCCTCCGACCGGCGGGAGGCGAGATAG
- a CDS encoding alkaline phosphatase family protein: protein MGLLLLWALALVPARPAGAEHLLQLPLEVPLVALILALAPVSIGRVVAAVIAVVAVWLAMLQAADLGMRLAFRRPFDPVLDLYVIRPAWELATGTFGTVTTFVVVLAVVVAIILIGWACYRALASLSRHSGRRSAMAAGVFLGLGLLVPVGGFTLLPEVPQRAERFARSLREESEFVRDLGRRETAEAPDFAALEGRDVYLLFVESYGQSWLQEDLYRDDALERLTAVESRLGDAGFSMRSAWLTSPTQGGQSWLAHATALSGLWVSSQRRYDALIGSQRTSLNRQFRAAGWQTLAVMPAISRDWPEARWYGYDDLRDKERMEYRGLPFEWVTMPDQYTLSRTTDLVSEMDGPVMVEAALITSHAPWTPLPDILPWEDIGDGSIYDGSHREGGTPAEVWDDYDDVRVAYGKTLDYSLEIIGQWVERSADDSLVVVLGDHQPAPLIAGEEAGAAVPVHVISRDPDLLEMLPGAWTPGLLPDPELAERPMTDLRGILSSCMSSLGCDDTQLAENY, encoded by the coding sequence TTGGGTTTGCTGCTCCTCTGGGCGCTGGCGCTGGTGCCGGCGCGCCCCGCCGGGGCGGAGCATCTGCTTCAGTTACCACTCGAGGTGCCGCTGGTCGCCTTGATACTGGCGCTGGCGCCAGTGTCCATCGGACGGGTCGTAGCGGCGGTGATCGCGGTGGTCGCTGTGTGGCTTGCCATGCTCCAGGCAGCAGACCTGGGCATGCGGCTGGCCTTCCGCCGACCGTTCGATCCTGTTCTCGACCTTTACGTGATCCGTCCGGCATGGGAACTGGCGACCGGCACGTTCGGAACAGTGACGACTTTCGTCGTCGTACTCGCGGTTGTCGTCGCTATCATCCTGATTGGCTGGGCTTGCTACCGGGCCCTGGCGTCGCTCTCCCGCCACTCGGGACGGCGATCGGCCATGGCTGCCGGCGTGTTCCTTGGTCTCGGCCTGCTGGTGCCGGTCGGCGGCTTCACTTTGTTACCTGAAGTGCCTCAGCGTGCCGAGAGATTCGCCCGCTCACTGCGCGAAGAGTCGGAGTTCGTCCGCGATCTGGGGCGGCGCGAGACGGCGGAAGCCCCCGATTTCGCGGCGCTGGAGGGCAGGGACGTCTATCTTTTGTTTGTCGAGAGCTATGGCCAGAGCTGGCTTCAGGAGGACCTGTACCGCGACGATGCGCTGGAACGTCTGACCGCTGTGGAGAGCCGCCTCGGCGACGCAGGCTTCTCGATGCGGTCGGCGTGGCTGACGTCGCCGACGCAGGGCGGGCAAAGCTGGCTGGCACATGCGACTGCCCTGTCCGGCCTCTGGGTCAGCAGCCAGCGCCGCTACGACGCACTCATCGGGTCGCAACGCACCTCCCTCAACCGGCAATTCCGGGCGGCGGGCTGGCAGACGCTGGCGGTCATGCCCGCGATCTCCCGCGATTGGCCCGAGGCGCGCTGGTACGGCTACGACGACCTTCGCGACAAGGAGCGTATGGAGTACCGGGGCTTGCCGTTCGAGTGGGTGACGATGCCTGACCAGTACACCCTGTCCCGGACCACCGATCTGGTCTCCGAAATGGACGGGCCGGTGATGGTCGAGGCGGCGCTCATCACCTCCCATGCGCCGTGGACGCCGTTGCCCGACATCCTGCCGTGGGAGGACATCGGCGACGGCAGCATCTACGACGGCAGCCATCGCGAAGGAGGGACCCCCGCAGAGGTCTGGGATGACTACGACGACGTGCGCGTGGCCTACGGCAAGACGCTCGACTATTCGCTGGAGATCATCGGCCAGTGGGTCGAGCGGAGTGCAGACGATTCGCTCGTTGTCGTACTCGGCGATCACCAGCCCGCCCCGCTCATCGCGGGTGAGGAAGCAGGGGCGGCTGTGCCTGTCCATGTCATCTCCCGCGATCCGGACCTGCTGGAAATGCTGCCCGGCGCGTGGACACCTGGCTTGTTGCCCGACCCGGAGCTCGCCGAACGCCCCATGACCGACCTGCGCGGGATCCTGTCGTCCTGCATGTCCTCGCTCGGCTGCGACGACACCCAGCTCGCAGAGAATTACTGA
- a CDS encoding ABC transporter ATP-binding protein — protein sequence MARLELKGLTRRFDESRAAVDGIDLAIEDGEFVVLVGPSGCGKSTTLRLVAGLEQPDAGEILVDGRPVQGLEPGARDVAMVFQSYALYPHMSVARNLGFGLRKRGLSKSERAARVAEVADLLELGDLLSRKPAALSGGQRQRVAMGRAIVRDPALFLFDEPLSNLDARLRTQMRTEIKRLARVVSTTCIYVTHDQVEAMTMADRVVVMRDGRIEQAGTPMEVYNRPATRFVAEFLGAPSMAVVPARVSRDGATVSAFGADLDVPEDRRADFAGLAAQTIDLGLRPEDIRLGPSVSAQVEVVEALGVETLIHVVLPDGTRAASRIAPGRAPRTGDRIEVTPDLGRAHIFAPGSGRSLSSPPEHQPSQTGDFP from the coding sequence ATGGCTCGGCTCGAGCTGAAAGGTCTCACCCGGCGGTTCGACGAGAGCCGCGCCGCGGTAGATGGCATCGACCTCGCAATCGAGGATGGCGAGTTCGTCGTGCTCGTCGGCCCATCGGGTTGCGGCAAGTCCACAACGCTGCGACTCGTCGCCGGTCTCGAGCAACCGGACGCCGGTGAAATTCTCGTCGACGGGCGGCCGGTCCAGGGCCTCGAGCCGGGCGCGCGGGATGTCGCGATGGTCTTCCAATCCTACGCGCTCTACCCGCACATGAGCGTGGCGCGGAATCTCGGCTTCGGCCTCCGCAAGCGGGGCCTCTCCAAATCCGAGCGCGCGGCGCGCGTTGCCGAGGTGGCGGACCTGCTGGAACTGGGCGATCTGCTGTCGCGAAAGCCCGCAGCCCTGTCGGGCGGTCAGCGCCAGAGGGTGGCGATGGGTCGGGCGATCGTCCGCGATCCTGCCCTTTTCCTGTTCGACGAACCGCTCTCCAATCTCGACGCCCGCCTGCGCACGCAGATGCGGACGGAGATCAAGCGGCTGGCTCGCGTGGTCAGCACGACCTGCATCTACGTCACGCACGACCAGGTAGAAGCGATGACGATGGCCGACCGTGTCGTCGTCATGCGCGATGGCCGGATCGAGCAGGCCGGAACCCCGATGGAGGTCTACAACCGTCCCGCCACGCGCTTCGTCGCCGAATTTCTCGGCGCGCCGTCTATGGCCGTGGTGCCGGCACGGGTCTCCCGCGATGGTGCAACAGTCTCGGCGTTCGGGGCCGACCTCGACGTACCGGAGGACCGGCGGGCGGACTTCGCGGGATTGGCGGCACAGACCATCGACCTTGGCCTCAGACCCGAGGACATCCGGCTCGGCCCTTCCGTGTCGGCACAGGTAGAAGTGGTCGAGGCGCTTGGTGTCGAGACCCTCATCCATGTCGTCCTTCCCGATGGAACGCGCGCCGCCTCACGAATCGCGCCAGGCCGAGCGCCCCGCACCGGCGACCGGATCGAGGTCACTCCCGATCTCGGTCGCGCCCACATTTTCGCCCCCGGGTCCGGCAGGTCTCTGTCGTCCCCTCCCGAGCATCAGCCCTCCCAGACTGGAGACTTCCCATGA
- a CDS encoding extracellular solute-binding protein has translation MTAKTTFRLAALCSAIAVPAMAQDDLVTRNRVGPADAPNAMTFRLTAFDLYAQDPEMSATFGDLFIEMLEDFPDWRIDTQLQTNDIGQEQARMLEQARSGRGPDCAMIDSSSLGAYKAAGVLSPMNDYFSEEDIADLFPFVREGVTDDEGNLLAYWWFTDLRVMYRDTRVVPEAPQTWDEAMAAGQASADAGYEGLLFSGGRWEGTALDWLGNFWAAGGNLVDEDGRPVFGEGENREAFVEALTYYADLVESGASPSRVASVTNYDDFLAAAAAGSTAMFVGGSWQYEQLRATLAEEDFEAWEVSELPGPTADQRAAGAGGWTIGAMSDDPEKVELCAAIAKLYAGPGNVVQGLLPTATAYYEEAEIFSTPTNLAYSEFLENGRPRPGVAVYPEIANQIQIAIGDVLTGGDPEAATDTAQEAALAAYERL, from the coding sequence ATGACTGCCAAGACGACCTTCAGACTTGCCGCGCTCTGCAGCGCCATCGCCGTGCCGGCCATGGCGCAGGACGACCTCGTCACCCGCAACCGCGTCGGACCGGCGGATGCGCCGAACGCCATGACGTTCCGGCTGACGGCGTTCGACCTCTACGCGCAGGACCCCGAGATGAGCGCGACGTTCGGTGACCTCTTCATCGAGATGCTCGAGGACTTCCCCGACTGGCGCATCGACACGCAGCTGCAGACCAACGACATCGGGCAGGAACAGGCCCGGATGCTGGAACAGGCCCGCAGCGGGCGTGGTCCCGACTGCGCGATGATCGACAGCTCCTCGCTCGGCGCCTACAAGGCCGCCGGCGTGCTGTCGCCCATGAACGACTACTTCAGCGAAGAGGACATCGCCGACCTCTTCCCCTTCGTGCGTGAGGGCGTGACCGACGACGAGGGCAACCTGCTCGCCTACTGGTGGTTCACCGACCTGCGCGTGATGTACCGCGACACCCGCGTGGTGCCCGAAGCGCCCCAGACGTGGGACGAGGCGATGGCCGCCGGGCAGGCCAGCGCGGACGCCGGTTATGAAGGGCTGCTGTTCTCCGGCGGTCGGTGGGAAGGGACCGCGCTCGACTGGCTCGGCAACTTCTGGGCCGCCGGTGGTAACCTCGTGGACGAGGATGGCCGTCCGGTCTTCGGCGAGGGCGAGAACCGCGAGGCGTTCGTCGAGGCGCTCACCTATTACGCCGACCTCGTCGAGAGCGGCGCCAGCCCCTCGCGCGTGGCCTCCGTCACGAACTACGACGACTTCCTCGCTGCGGCTGCGGCGGGCAGCACCGCGATGTTCGTGGGTGGTTCCTGGCAATATGAGCAGCTCCGCGCGACCCTCGCCGAGGAGGACTTCGAGGCGTGGGAAGTCTCCGAGCTTCCGGGCCCGACGGCAGACCAGCGCGCGGCCGGTGCCGGCGGCTGGACCATCGGTGCGATGAGCGATGATCCCGAGAAGGTCGAGCTCTGCGCCGCGATCGCCAAGCTCTATGCCGGTCCGGGCAACGTCGTTCAGGGCCTGCTGCCGACGGCGACGGCCTACTACGAGGAGGCGGAGATCTTCTCCACGCCGACGAACCTCGCCTATTCCGAGTTCCTCGAGAACGGCCGGCCGCGGCCGGGCGTAGCGGTGTATCCCGAGATCGCCAACCAGATCCAGATTGCGATCGGTGACGTGCTGACGGGCGGCGACCCGGAAGCGGCCACCGATACGGCGCAGGAAGCGGCGCTGGCCGCGTACGAGCGTCTGTGA